In Mustela nigripes isolate SB6536 chromosome 2, MUSNIG.SB6536, whole genome shotgun sequence, a single window of DNA contains:
- the ESYT3 gene encoding extended synaptotagmin-3 isoform X5, which translates to MSPKLSPRCGNSSTFPPTQIISQTWPYLSMIMENKFREKLEPKIREKSIHLRTFTFTKLYFGQKCPRVNGVKAHTNQRNRRRVVLDLQICYIGDCEISAELQKIQAGVNGIQLQGTLRVILEPLLVDKPFVGAVTVFFLQKPHLQINWTGLTNLLDAPGINEVSDSLLEELIAAHLVLPNRVTVPVKKGLDVTNLLFPLPCGVIRVHLLEAEMLAQKDSFLGIRGKSDPYAKVSIGLQHFRSRTIYKNLNPTWNEVFEFIVYEVPGQDLEVDLYDEDPDRDDFLGSLQICLGDVMTNRVVDEWFVLNDTTSGRLHLRLEWLSLIANPEALIEDQGGLSTAILVVFLESACNLPRNPFDYLNGEYRAKKLSRFTKNKVSRDPSSYVKLSVGKKTHMSKTCPHSKDPVWSQVFSFFVSNVAAEELHLKVLDDDQEYALGVLEIPLCQILPYTDLTLEQRFQLDHSGLDSLISMRLVLRFLRVEEREMGSPYTGPEALKKGPLFIKKVDTNQESKAPSQGECPANLSCPPDPASDTKETSKSSMSATSATIVTTEPMPQETGSEPKGKDHAKGFCESLGKKKSSGTIFLTVPGSHSPGPIKSPRPLKCPTSPLAWPPKRVAPSMSSLNSLASSCFDLTDISFNIEGGDLRQWRLGEIQLTVRYVCLRRCLSVLINGCRNLTPCTSSGADPYVRVYLLPERRWASRKKTSVKRKTLEPLFDETFEFFVPMEEVKKRSLDVAVKNSRPLGSHRRKELGKVLIDLSKEDLIKGFSRWYELTPDGQPRS; encoded by the exons TGCCCCCGGGTCAACGGCGTCAAGGCACACACTAACCAGCGCAACCGGAGACGGGTAGTCCTGGACCTGCAGATATG CTACATCGGGGACTGTGAGATCAGTGCAGAGCTGCAGAAGATACAGGCTGGTGTGAATGGGATTCAG TTGCAGGGCACGCTGCGGGTCATCTTGGAGCCCCTCCTGGTGGACAAGCCCTTCGTGGGAGCTGTGACCGTGTTCTTCCTTCAAAAGCCG cATCTGCAGATCAACTGGACAGGCCTGACCAACCTGCTGGATGCACCAGGAATCAA TGAGGTGTCAGACAGCCTGCTGGAGGAACTCATTGCTGCCCACCTGGTGCTGCCCAATCGTGTTACTGTGCCTGTGAAGAAGGGGCTGGACGTGACcaacctgctcttccctctgccctgt GGAGTGATCAGAGTCCATTTGCTGGAGGCCGAGATGCTGGCTCAGAAGGACAGCTTCCTAGGGATCCGAGGCAAGTCAGATCCCTATGCCAAGGTGAGCATTGGCCTACAGCATTTCCGGAGTAGGACCATCTACAAGAACCTGAACCCCACCTGGAATGAGGTATTTGAG TTTATAGTGTATGAAGTCCCTGGGCAGGACCTGGAGGTAGACCTGTATGATGAAGATCCCGACAGGGATGACTTCCTGGGCAG CTTGCAGATCTGCCTTGGGGATGTCATGACGAACAGAGTGGTGGATGAG TGGTTTGTCCTGAACGACACAACCAGTGGGCGGCTGCACCTGCGGCTGGAGTGGCTTTCACTGATTGCCAACCCAGAAGCTCTGATTGAA GACCAAGGTGGCCTTTCAACTGCCATCCTTGTGGTCTTCTTGGAGAGTGCCTGCAACCTGCCG AGAAACCCTTTTGACTACCTGAATGGTGAATATCGAGCCAAAAAACTCTCCAGGTTCACCAAG AACAAAGTCAGCAGAGACCCTTCTTCCTATGTCAAGCTATCTGTAGGCAAGAAGACACACATGAGCAAG ACTTGTCCCCACAGCAAGGACCCAGTGTGGAGCCAGgtgttttccttctttgtgtcCAACGTGGCAGCTGAGGAGCTGCATCTGAAG GTTCTTGATGATGACCAAGAGTATGCTCTGGGAGTGCTGGAGATTCCCCTGTGCCAGATTCTACCCTATACAGACCTCACCCTCGAGCAGCGCTTTCAGTTGGACCACTCAGGCCTGGACAGCCTCATCTCCATGAGGCTGGTGCTTCGG TTCCTGCGTGTGGAAGAACGAGAGATGGGGAGCCCATACACAGGACCTGAAGCCTTAAAGAAAGGTCCTCTGTTCATTAAGAAGGTGGACACCAACCAGGAATCTAAAGCCCCATCCCAGGGAGAATGCCCTGCAAATTTGTCATGCCCCCCAGATCCTGCTTCTGATACCAAAGAAACCTCCAAGAGCTCCATGTCAGCCACCAGTGCCACTATTGTTACCACTGAGCCCATGCCCCAAGAGACAGGCTCAGAGCCCAAAGGCAAGGACCATGCCAAAGGGTTCTGTGAGTCCTTGGGGAAGAAGAAGAGTTCGGGCACCATCTTCCTGACTGTCCCAGGCTCCCACTCTCCAGGGCCCATCAAGTCACCCAGACCTCTGAAATGCCCTACCTCCCCACTCGCATGGCCGCCCAAGAGGGTGGCTCCCAGCATGTCCTCGCTCAACTCCTTGGCCTCCTCCTGCTTTGACCTGACAGATATCAGCTTCAACATTGA AGGTGGGGATCTCAGGCAGTGGAGGCTGGGTGAGATTCAGCTCACTGTGCGTTATGTGTGTCTGCGGCGCTGCCTCAGTGTGCTCATCAATGGCTGCAG AAACCTGACACCCTGTACCAGCAGTGGAGCTGATCCCTATGTCCGTGTCTACTTGTTACCAGAAAGGAGGTGGGCAAGTCGTAAGAAGACCTCAGTAAAACGGAAGACCCTGGAGCCCCTGTTTGATGAGAC atttgaattttttgttCCCATGGAAGAAGTAAAGAAGAGGTCACTAGATGTTGCAGTGAAAAACAGTAGGCCACTTGGCTCACACAGAAGGAAGGAGCTAGGAAAA gTACTGATTGACTTATCAAAAGAGGATCTGATTAAGGGCTTCTCACGATG GTACGAGCTGACTCCAGATGGGCAGCCCAGAAGTTGA